A single genomic interval of Paracoccus contaminans harbors:
- a CDS encoding glutamate racemase, giving the protein MAVGVFDSGLGGLTVHQAIAARMPDLPLVYLGDNAHTPYGTRTPDDIFDLTCKGVERLWAEGCDLVILACNTASAAALRRMQESWLPADKRVLGVFVPMIEALTERQWGDNSPPREVAVKHVALFATPATVSSRAFQRELAFRAIGVDVEAQPCGGVVDAIEEGDEMLAEALVASHVEALKRRMPYPQAAVLGCTHYPLMEQAFQKALGPGVKLFSQAGLVAESLQDYLRRRPEFAGPGTRCRFLTTGDPARVSAKATQFLRHPIQFEAA; this is encoded by the coding sequence ATGGCGGTCGGGGTATTCGATTCGGGACTGGGCGGGCTGACCGTGCACCAGGCCATTGCCGCCCGGATGCCGGATTTGCCGCTGGTCTATCTGGGCGACAATGCCCACACGCCCTATGGCACGCGCACGCCCGATGATATCTTCGATCTGACCTGCAAGGGTGTCGAGCGGCTGTGGGCCGAGGGCTGCGATCTGGTGATTCTTGCCTGCAACACCGCCAGCGCCGCGGCGCTCAGGCGGATGCAGGAAAGCTGGCTGCCCGCGGACAAGCGCGTTCTGGGCGTGTTCGTGCCCATGATCGAGGCGCTGACCGAACGCCAGTGGGGCGACAACAGCCCGCCGCGCGAGGTCGCGGTCAAGCATGTCGCCCTGTTCGCCACCCCTGCCACCGTGTCCAGCCGCGCGTTTCAGCGCGAATTGGCCTTTCGCGCCATCGGCGTCGATGTCGAGGCCCAGCCTTGCGGCGGCGTCGTCGATGCCATCGAGGAGGGCGATGAAATGCTGGCCGAGGCGCTGGTCGCTTCGCATGTCGAGGCGCTCAAGCGGCGGATGCCCTATCCGCAAGCGGCGGTGCTGGGCTGCACCCATTATCCGCTGATGGAACAGGCCTTCCAGAAGGCGCTCGGCCCCGGCGTCAAGCTGTTCTCGCAGGCCGGGCTGGTCGCCGAAAGCCTGCAGGATTATCTGCGCCGCCGGCCTGAATTCGCCGGCCCCGGCACCCGTTGCCGCTTTCTGACGACGGGCGATCCCGCCCGCGTCTCGGCCAAGGCGACGCAGTTCCTGCGCCATCCGATCCAGTTCGAAGCAGCATAA
- a CDS encoding indolepyruvate ferredoxin oxidoreductase family protein, translating into MSVQDIALADRFDLEKRHVLLNGTQALVRLMLMQKARDRAAGLNTAGLVTGYRGSPLGGVDLQMMKSGKLLSGADVLFQPGLNEDLAATAIWGSQQAELRGEGKYDGVFALWYGKGPGVDRTGDVMRHANMAGSSRHGGVVMAMGDDHTGESSTVLHQSDWAMVDAYIPVLSPAGVQEILDYGLYGWALSRFAGVWTGLKTMKDTVEATSVVDGNPFRLSFVTPEDFSMPQGGLNIRLGDTPIAQEARMIDYKRFAAEAFARANRIDRRVWGRAGAKIGICAAGKNWLDVVHALGLLGIDEAEAERLGLTTYKIGQTWPLDMVSFHEWAEGLDLIVVVEEKRKLIEVQVKEAIFDDRRGRRVYGWHKGDSWENGRRVELFPTRYALDPVMIAQKLGKILVEEGRQTDRLSAALSRIAETRRADNAPEIAVRTPWFCSGCPHNSSTRVPEGSRAYAGIGCHYMVQWMDRETTGFTQMGGEGANWIGEAPFSTRPHVFQNLGDGTYNHSGSLAIRAARAAGTNITYKILFNDAVAMTGGQPNEGELTAPQIVRELQAIDVPVVLVYDEKEDIDRNLFPAGLRFEERASLMAVQRELAQVPGVSAIVYVQTCAAEKRRRRKKGAFPDPDRRVWINPEVCEGCGDCSVQSNCVSVVPFDTKLGRKRAIDQSSCNKDYSCVKGFCPSFVSVAGGKLRKPAAQALDLPDLPEPALPAIHGTHNIVITGVGGTGVVTIGAVLAQAAQIDGKGAGMMEMAGLAQKGGAVHIHLRLATRPEDISAIRVAVGEADAIIGGDLVVTAGARTIGLMAQGRTGAVVNDHEIITGEFTRNRDFHVPSERLKLSLEARLRDRVSFLNASTLAERFLGDSIYSNMLMTGAAWQQGLIPLSEAAILRAIELNGAKAEENKRAFRIGRWAALNPVPAENAGVHPERLDPVAYRAGRLVGYQGEGLKRRFLRLVDLAPPELRETVAEGFYRLLAVKDEYEVARLHLTTAQGVGRVFEGDTRLTFHLAPPVLGGKDADGRPKKRDFGPWILPVFRALSALRGVRGTFADPFGWQGERRRERALARQYEQDMRAVLPAVTPATLDIARELAALPMDIRGYGFIKDAAAEKAQARRAELLAAFQAGGWPARPELRMAAE; encoded by the coding sequence ATGAGCGTTCAGGATATTGCCCTTGCTGATCGTTTCGATCTGGAAAAGCGTCATGTGCTGCTGAACGGCACGCAGGCGCTGGTCCGGCTGATGCTGATGCAGAAGGCGCGCGACCGCGCCGCGGGGCTGAACACCGCCGGTCTGGTGACGGGCTATCGCGGATCGCCCCTGGGCGGGGTCGATCTGCAGATGATGAAATCGGGCAAGCTGCTGTCGGGCGCGGACGTGCTGTTCCAGCCGGGCCTGAACGAGGATCTGGCCGCCACCGCCATCTGGGGCAGCCAGCAGGCCGAGCTGCGCGGGGAGGGTAAATACGACGGCGTCTTTGCGCTGTGGTATGGCAAGGGTCCGGGGGTGGACCGCACCGGGGATGTGATGCGCCATGCCAACATGGCGGGCAGCTCGCGCCATGGCGGTGTCGTCATGGCCATGGGCGATGATCACACGGGCGAATCGTCAACCGTGCTGCACCAGTCGGACTGGGCTATGGTGGATGCCTATATCCCCGTCCTGTCGCCCGCAGGGGTGCAGGAGATCCTGGACTACGGCCTGTACGGCTGGGCGCTTTCGCGCTTTGCCGGGGTGTGGACCGGCCTCAAGACGATGAAGGACACGGTCGAGGCAACCAGCGTCGTCGACGGCAACCCCTTCCGGCTGTCCTTCGTGACGCCCGAGGATTTTTCGATGCCGCAGGGCGGGCTGAACATCCGCCTGGGCGACACGCCCATCGCGCAAGAGGCGCGGATGATCGACTACAAGCGGTTCGCCGCCGAGGCATTTGCCCGCGCGAACCGCATCGACCGGCGCGTCTGGGGCAGGGCCGGGGCGAAAATCGGCATCTGCGCGGCCGGCAAGAACTGGCTCGACGTGGTGCACGCGCTGGGCCTGCTGGGGATCGACGAGGCCGAGGCGGAACGGCTGGGCCTTACCACATACAAGATCGGCCAGACCTGGCCGCTGGACATGGTCAGCTTCCATGAATGGGCCGAGGGGCTCGACCTGATCGTGGTGGTCGAGGAAAAGCGCAAGCTGATCGAGGTGCAGGTCAAGGAGGCGATCTTCGACGACCGCCGCGGCCGCCGCGTCTATGGCTGGCACAAGGGCGACAGCTGGGAAAACGGCCGCCGGGTGGAACTGTTCCCGACGCGCTATGCCCTCGACCCCGTGATGATCGCGCAGAAGCTGGGCAAGATCCTGGTCGAGGAAGGCCGCCAGACCGATCGCCTGTCCGCCGCCCTGTCGCGCATCGCCGAGACGCGCCGCGCCGACAACGCGCCCGAGATCGCGGTCAGGACGCCGTGGTTCTGTTCGGGCTGTCCGCACAACAGCTCGACCAGGGTGCCCGAGGGCAGCCGCGCCTATGCCGGGATCGGCTGCCACTACATGGTGCAATGGATGGACCGGGAAACGACCGGCTTCACCCAGATGGGCGGCGAGGGCGCGAACTGGATCGGCGAGGCGCCGTTTTCCACCCGCCCGCATGTGTTCCAGAACCTCGGGGACGGCACCTACAACCACTCGGGTTCTCTGGCGATCCGCGCGGCCAGGGCGGCGGGGACCAACATCACCTACAAGATCCTGTTCAACGACGCCGTCGCCATGACCGGCGGCCAGCCGAACGAGGGCGAACTGACCGCCCCCCAGATCGTGCGCGAATTGCAGGCGATCGACGTGCCCGTCGTTCTGGTCTATGACGAGAAAGAGGACATCGACCGCAACCTGTTCCCCGCCGGGCTGCGGTTCGAGGAACGCGCCAGCCTGATGGCCGTGCAGCGCGAACTGGCGCAGGTGCCCGGCGTCAGCGCCATCGTCTATGTCCAGACCTGCGCCGCCGAAAAGCGCCGCCGCCGCAAAAAGGGCGCCTTCCCCGACCCTGACCGCCGCGTCTGGATCAATCCCGAGGTCTGCGAGGGCTGCGGCGACTGCTCGGTCCAGTCGAACTGCGTCTCGGTCGTGCCATTCGACACGAAACTGGGCCGCAAGCGGGCGATCGACCAGTCGTCCTGCAACAAGGATTACAGCTGCGTCAAAGGCTTCTGCCCCAGCTTTGTCAGCGTTGCGGGCGGCAAGCTGCGCAAGCCTGCGGCCCAGGCGCTGGACTTGCCCGACCTGCCCGAACCCGCGCTGCCCGCCATCCATGGCACCCACAACATCGTCATCACCGGCGTCGGCGGCACCGGCGTCGTCACCATTGGCGCGGTGCTGGCGCAGGCTGCCCAGATCGACGGCAAGGGCGCGGGCATGATGGAAATGGCCGGCCTTGCGCAGAAGGGCGGGGCGGTTCACATCCACTTGCGCCTGGCCACCCGCCCCGAGGATATCAGCGCCATCCGCGTCGCGGTGGGCGAGGCCGATGCAATCATCGGCGGGGATCTGGTCGTGACGGCCGGGGCGCGCACCATCGGGCTGATGGCGCAGGGCCGCACCGGCGCGGTGGTGAACGACCACGAGATCATCACCGGCGAGTTCACGCGCAACCGCGATTTCCATGTGCCCTCCGAGCGGCTGAAGCTGTCGCTGGAGGCCCGGCTGCGCGATCGGGTATCCTTCCTGAATGCCTCGACGCTGGCCGAACGGTTCCTGGGCGATTCCATCTATTCCAACATGCTGATGACGGGCGCGGCCTGGCAGCAGGGGCTGATCCCCCTCTCCGAGGCAGCGATCCTGCGCGCGATCGAGCTGAACGGCGCCAAGGCCGAGGAGAACAAGCGCGCCTTCCGCATCGGCCGCTGGGCGGCGCTGAACCCGGTGCCGGCCGAGAATGCCGGGGTTCATCCCGAACGGCTTGATCCGGTCGCCTATCGCGCTGGCCGGCTGGTGGGATACCAGGGCGAGGGGCTCAAGCGCCGCTTCCTGCGGCTGGTCGATCTGGCCCCGCCCGAGCTGCGCGAGACGGTCGCCGAGGGCTTCTATCGCCTGCTGGCGGTCAAGGACGAATACGAGGTGGCCCGCCTGCACCTGACCACCGCCCAAGGCGTCGGGCGGGTATTCGAGGGCGACACCAGGCTGACCTTCCATCTCGCCCCCCCCGTGCTGGGCGGCAAGGACGCGGACGGGCGCCCGAAAAAGCGCGACTTCGGCCCATGGATACTGCCGGTGTTCCGGGCGCTTTCGGCGCTGCGCGGGGTGCGCGGCACCTTTGCAGACCCCTTCGGCTGGCAGGGCGAAAGGCGGCGCGAACGCGCCCTGGCCCGGCAATACGAACAGGACATGCGCGCCGTGCTGCCCGCCGTCACGCCCGCAACGCTCGACATCGCGCGCGAACTTGCCGCACTGCCCATGGACATCCGCGGTTACGGCTTCATCAAGGATGCGGCGGCGGAAAAGGCACAGGCACGCCGGGCCGAGTTGCTGGCTGCCTTCCAGGCCGGCGGCTGGCCGGCCCGGCCCGAGCTGCGCATGGCTGCGGAATAG
- a CDS encoding LysR family transcriptional regulator, translating to MDWDKLRIFHAVADAGSLTHAGDVLHLSQSAVSRQVRALEDALGTTLFHRHARGLILTEQGEMLFEATKAMNRKLDTTAARIRDSEEHVFGELKVTTPVGFGTLWLVPRLSKLYTRYPDLKIDLLLEERVLDLPMREADVAIRMKEPSQADLIRRRLLNIRMRLYATQDYLDRVGTPRQLTDLAPHRLICQNPQTPQVSAGAALTQTLLGQPVSSTLMVNNYFGVLQGVLNHVGIGVLPDYLTTDFPHLVRVLPQIESNEVPVFLAFPEELRSSRRVAAFRDFVLEELQELRRTSGE from the coding sequence ATGGACTGGGACAAGCTGCGCATCTTTCACGCGGTCGCCGATGCGGGCAGCCTGACCCATGCCGGCGATGTCCTGCATCTGTCCCAGTCTGCCGTCAGCCGCCAGGTCCGCGCGCTTGAGGATGCGCTGGGCACCACGCTGTTTCACCGGCACGCCCGCGGACTGATCCTGACCGAGCAGGGCGAGATGCTGTTCGAGGCCACCAAGGCCATGAACCGCAAGCTGGACACCACCGCCGCCCGGATCCGGGACAGCGAGGAACATGTCTTCGGCGAACTGAAGGTCACCACCCCGGTCGGATTCGGCACGCTGTGGCTGGTGCCGCGCCTGTCCAAGCTTTACACCCGCTATCCCGATCTCAAGATCGACCTGCTGCTGGAAGAACGCGTCCTCGACCTGCCCATGCGCGAGGCGGATGTGGCGATCCGCATGAAGGAGCCGAGCCAGGCCGACCTGATTCGGCGCCGCCTGCTGAACATCCGCATGCGCCTTTATGCAACCCAGGATTATCTCGACCGCGTCGGCACGCCCCGGCAGCTGACCGATCTGGCACCGCACCGGCTTATCTGCCAAAATCCCCAGACCCCGCAGGTCAGCGCCGGCGCAGCCCTGACCCAGACGCTGCTGGGGCAGCCGGTCAGCTCGACCCTGATGGTGAACAACTATTTCGGCGTGCTTCAGGGCGTGCTCAACCATGTTGGGATAGGCGTGCTGCCCGATTATCTCACCACCGATTTTCCTCATCTCGTCAGGGTTCTGCCGCAGATTGAATCGAACGAGGTTCCGGTGTTCCTGGCCTTTCCCGAAGAACTGCGCAGCTCACGCCGCGTTGCGGCATTCCGTGATTTCGTGCTGGAGGAATTGCAGGAGCTGCGGCGCACGTCTGGCGAGTGA
- the purL gene encoding phosphoribosylformylglycinamidine synthase subunit PurL, with amino-acid sequence MQEPDITPDVIAAHGLKPDEYQRILDLLGRVPSFTELGIFSAMWNEHCSYKSSKKWLRTLHTTGERVICGPGENAGVVDIGDGQAVVFKMESHNHPSYIEPHQGAATGVGGILRDVFTMGARPIAAMDALSFGRPDHPRTPHLVKGVVEGIGAYGNAFGVPNVGGEVRFHRAYDGNCLVNAFAAGLADADRIFYSAASGVGMPVVYLGAKTGRDGVGGATMASAEFDDTIEDKRPTVQAGDPFTEKCLLEACLELMQTDAVISIQDMGAAGLTCSAVEMGDKGGLGIRLNLDHVPQRETGMTAYEMMLSESQERMLMVLRPDKEAEARAIFEKWDLDFAVIGETIAEDRFLILHGNRVMADLPLSKLSSSAPEYDRPWVETPPAAPMPPLPEIAPIAALRALIGSPSYAHKGWVWKQYDTQVGADTIRKPGLGAGVVRVHGTSKALAFTSDVTPRYVRANPVEGGKQAVAEAWRNLIACGATPLAATDNLNFGNPEKPEIMGQFVGAIRGIGEACRALDFPIVSGNVSLYNETDGQAILPTPTIGGVGLIADLDQIIAGLPVAGDMAVLIGGAGSHLGQSALAAEAWGIEAGDAPPVDLAAERRNGGFVLGHRRHVRGASDLSDGGLALAAFEMAEAAGLGLTLDPDGIAALFGEDQARYLLACPPADAETLMQAASEAGIAASIVGRFGGDMVSLGGDSAPLDTLSRLYRTALASAIRADLPDAP; translated from the coding sequence ATGCAGGAACCGGACATCACGCCGGATGTGATCGCGGCACATGGTCTGAAACCCGATGAATACCAGCGCATCCTGGACCTGCTTGGCCGCGTGCCCTCGTTCACCGAACTGGGCATCTTCTCGGCGATGTGGAACGAGCATTGTTCCTACAAATCGTCAAAGAAATGGCTGCGGACGCTGCACACCACGGGCGAGCGCGTGATCTGCGGCCCGGGCGAGAATGCCGGGGTCGTGGATATCGGCGACGGCCAGGCGGTGGTGTTCAAGATGGAAAGCCACAACCACCCCAGCTATATCGAGCCGCATCAGGGCGCGGCGACCGGCGTGGGCGGCATCCTGCGCGATGTCTTCACCATGGGCGCGCGCCCCATCGCGGCGATGGACGCGCTGTCCTTCGGCCGGCCCGACCATCCGCGCACCCCGCATCTGGTCAAGGGCGTGGTCGAGGGGATCGGCGCCTATGGCAATGCCTTCGGCGTGCCCAATGTGGGCGGCGAGGTCCGCTTTCACCGCGCCTATGACGGCAACTGCCTGGTCAACGCCTTTGCAGCCGGGTTGGCCGACGCCGACCGCATCTTCTATTCCGCCGCGTCGGGCGTGGGGATGCCGGTCGTCTATCTGGGGGCCAAGACGGGCCGCGACGGCGTGGGCGGCGCCACCATGGCCAGCGCCGAGTTTGACGACACGATCGAGGACAAGCGCCCGACCGTGCAGGCGGGCGATCCGTTCACCGAGAAATGCCTGCTCGAGGCCTGCCTTGAACTGATGCAGACCGACGCGGTCATCTCGATCCAGGACATGGGCGCGGCGGGGCTGACCTGTTCGGCGGTCGAGATGGGCGACAAGGGCGGCCTCGGCATCCGGCTGAACCTCGACCATGTGCCGCAGCGTGAAACCGGCATGACGGCCTATGAGATGATGCTGTCGGAAAGCCAGGAACGGATGCTGATGGTCCTGCGCCCCGACAAGGAGGCCGAGGCGCGGGCGATCTTCGAGAAATGGGATCTCGACTTTGCCGTGATCGGCGAGACGATCGCCGAGGACCGCTTTCTCATCCTGCACGGCAACCGCGTGATGGCCGACCTGCCGCTGTCGAAACTGTCCTCCAGCGCGCCGGAATACGACCGCCCCTGGGTGGAAACCCCGCCCGCCGCCCCCATGCCCCCCCTGCCCGAGATCGCCCCGATCGCGGCGCTGCGGGCGCTGATCGGCTCGCCCAGCTATGCGCACAAGGGCTGGGTGTGGAAGCAATATGACACGCAGGTGGGCGCCGACACGATCCGCAAGCCAGGGCTGGGCGCGGGCGTCGTGCGCGTGCATGGCACGTCCAAGGCGCTGGCCTTCACCAGCGACGTGACCCCCCGCTATGTCCGCGCCAATCCGGTCGAGGGCGGCAAGCAGGCCGTGGCCGAGGCATGGCGCAACCTGATCGCCTGCGGCGCAACGCCCCTGGCCGCGACCGACAACCTGAATTTCGGCAATCCCGAAAAGCCCGAGATCATGGGCCAGTTCGTGGGCGCGATCCGCGGGATCGGCGAGGCGTGCCGGGCGCTCGACTTTCCCATCGTGTCGGGAAATGTCAGCCTTTACAATGAAACCGATGGGCAGGCGATCCTGCCCACCCCGACCATCGGGGGCGTCGGGCTGATCGCCGATCTGGACCAGATCATCGCCGGCCTTCCGGTGGCCGGGGACATGGCGGTCCTGATCGGGGGGGCGGGCAGCCATCTGGGCCAGTCGGCCCTGGCGGCCGAGGCATGGGGGATCGAGGCGGGCGACGCCCCGCCGGTCGATCTTGCGGCCGAGCGGCGCAATGGCGGCTTTGTGCTGGGCCACCGCCGGCATGTCCGCGGGGCGAGCGATCTGTCCGACGGCGGCCTTGCGCTTGCGGCCTTCGAGATGGCCGAGGCCGCGGGGTTGGGACTGACGCTGGATCCGGACGGGATCGCAGCCCTCTTTGGCGAGGATCAGGCCCGCTATCTGCTCGCCTGTCCCCCCGCGGACGCCGAAACCCTGATGCAGGCCGCATCAGAGGCAGGGATCGCCGCCAGCATCGTCGGCCGCTTTGGCGGGGACATGGTCAGTCTGGGCGGGGACAGCGCGCCCCTTGACACATTGTCGCGGCTTTACCGGACGGCGCTCGCATCGGCGATCCGCGCCGACCTGCCGGACGCCCCCTAG
- a CDS encoding sensor histidine kinase translates to MLIVDGAARVVVANPAAGTMLGPALTDRPFVTVLRQPRVNRAIEQALADAAPQRLSASLSARGHDHNCVVTVTPVTIGGAPGAAVVIEDSSGLEHAERLRRDFVANVSHELRTPLTALMGFIETLQGPARNDAAARDRFLAIMQREGNRMNRLIGDLLSLSRVEQEERRRPSECVDLAALIRLACATLAPTARGAGAALVRIGTPERAEVAGDPDQIQQVLHNLIENAVKYGVRPGAEEGREVRVTLSHVPHEPVLRGPGWAVEVADDGEGIEETHLPRLTERFYRIDSHRSREKGGTGLGLAIVKHIVARHRGRLKIESERGVGSRFTIILPEWQASASRGDRPRR, encoded by the coding sequence ATGCTGATCGTGGACGGCGCGGCCCGCGTGGTGGTCGCCAACCCGGCCGCCGGAACGATGCTCGGCCCCGCGCTGACTGACCGGCCCTTTGTCACCGTCCTGCGCCAGCCGCGTGTCAACCGCGCGATCGAGCAGGCATTGGCCGACGCCGCGCCGCAGCGGCTGTCCGCGTCGCTGTCCGCGCGCGGGCATGATCACAATTGCGTCGTGACCGTGACGCCGGTGACCATCGGCGGTGCGCCAGGGGCGGCGGTGGTGATCGAGGACAGCTCGGGCCTTGAGCATGCCGAACGGCTGCGGCGCGATTTCGTGGCCAATGTCAGCCACGAGCTGCGCACACCGCTGACGGCGCTGATGGGGTTCATCGAGACGCTGCAGGGGCCGGCCCGCAATGATGCCGCGGCGCGCGACCGTTTCCTGGCGATCATGCAGCGCGAGGGAAACCGCATGAACCGGCTGATCGGCGATCTGCTCTCGCTCAGCCGGGTCGAGCAGGAGGAACGGCGCCGCCCCTCGGAATGCGTCGATCTGGCCGCGCTGATCCGGCTGGCCTGCGCCACGCTTGCACCCACCGCGCGGGGCGCGGGGGCGGCCCTGGTGCGGATCGGCACCCCCGAGAGGGCCGAGGTCGCTGGCGATCCCGACCAGATCCAGCAGGTGCTGCACAATCTGATCGAGAATGCTGTCAAATACGGTGTCCGTCCGGGCGCCGAGGAGGGACGCGAGGTCCGCGTCACGCTGAGCCATGTGCCCCATGAACCCGTCCTGCGCGGGCCGGGCTGGGCCGTCGAGGTCGCGGATGATGGCGAGGGCATCGAGGAAACCCACCTGCCGCGCCTGACCGAGCGGTTCTATCGCATAGACAGCCACCGCTCGCGCGAGAAGGGGGGAACGGGGCTGGGGCTGGCGATCGTCAAGCATATCGTGGCCCGTCACCGCGGACGGCTGAAGATCGAAAGCGAAAGGGGTGTCGGCAGCCGGTTCACGATCATCCTGCCCGAATGGCAGGCCAGCGCATCCCGCGGTGATCGGCCGCGCCGCTGA
- a CDS encoding gamma carbonic anhydrase family protein produces the protein MIWELDGIAPRIAPDAWIAPDAQVMGRVVIEEGASVWWGAVLRGDNEEIRIKAGANVQDGCVLHTDPGCPLVVGSDVTVGHKAVLHGCTVGEGALIGMGAIVLNRAVIGAGSLIGAGALIPEGREIPPGSLVMGAPGRVVRMLDDERIAMLRTSAVRYRANAAWFRAGLRPAG, from the coding sequence ATGATCTGGGAGCTCGACGGCATCGCCCCCCGGATCGCCCCTGACGCATGGATTGCCCCCGATGCCCAGGTGATGGGGCGCGTGGTGATCGAGGAGGGGGCAAGCGTCTGGTGGGGCGCGGTCCTGCGCGGCGACAACGAGGAAATCCGCATCAAGGCCGGCGCGAACGTGCAGGACGGCTGCGTGCTGCATACCGATCCGGGCTGCCCGCTGGTCGTGGGCAGCGATGTGACGGTGGGGCACAAGGCGGTCCTGCACGGCTGCACGGTTGGGGAAGGGGCGCTGATCGGCATGGGGGCGATCGTCCTGAACCGCGCCGTCATCGGCGCCGGATCGCTGATCGGGGCGGGGGCGCTGATCCCCGAGGGGCGCGAGATTCCCCCCGGCTCGCTGGTGATGGGCGCGCCGGGACGGGTGGTGCGCATGCTTGACGATGAACGGATCGCGATGCTGCGGACCTCGGCCGTGCGCTATCGTGCCAATGCGGCGTGGTTCCGCGCTGGTCTGCGCCCGGCGGGCTGA
- the gmk gene encoding guanylate kinase produces the protein MQQSRSGLLIILSSPSGAGKSTLARRLMDRDPSLRFSVSATTRTPRSGEVDGRDYFFTDHAGFQAMVEAGEMLEHAEVFGNRYGTPRAPVELAMAEGRDTIFDVDWQGGQQIRASDLSGHVVSIFILPPSLTELERRLRTRDQDSDEVIAGRMQKSRDEISHWAEYDYVLVNDDLDATEADLRAILAAERLRRDRRPALGRFVRTLMEEAR, from the coding sequence ATGCAGCAGAGCCGCAGCGGATTGCTGATCATCCTGTCCTCGCCTTCGGGCGCGGGGAAATCGACGCTGGCGCGGCGCCTGATGGACCGCGATCCCAGCTTGCGGTTTTCCGTCTCGGCAACGACGCGGACGCCCCGCAGCGGCGAGGTGGACGGACGCGACTATTTCTTTACCGACCATGCCGGTTTTCAGGCCATGGTCGAGGCGGGCGAGATGCTGGAACATGCCGAGGTGTTCGGCAACCGCTACGGCACCCCGCGCGCCCCGGTCGAGCTGGCCATGGCCGAGGGGCGCGACACGATCTTCGACGTGGACTGGCAGGGCGGCCAGCAGATCCGCGCCTCGGACCTGTCGGGCCATGTCGTGTCCATCTTCATCCTTCCGCCCAGCCTGACCGAACTGGAGCGCCGGCTGCGCACCCGCGACCAGGACAGCGACGAGGTGATCGCCGGCCGGATGCAGAAAAGCCGCGACGAGATCAGCCACTGGGCGGAATACGATTATGTGCTGGTCAATGATGACCTTGACGCGACTGAGGCCGATCTGCGCGCCATCCTGGCGGCCGAACGGCTGCGCCGCGACCGCCGCCCCGCGCTGGGCCGCTTTGTCCGCACCCTGATGGAGGAGGCGCGATGA
- the ispH gene encoding 4-hydroxy-3-methylbut-2-enyl diphosphate reductase has product MDAKPPLMLYLAAPRGFCAGVDRAVQIVELALQKWGQPVYVRHEIVHNRFVVDGLRAKGAVFVEELDEVPADRPVIFSAHGVPKSVPAEAQRRNMIYVDATCPLVSKVHVEAERHHEAGLQMVMIGHAGHPEVLGTMGQLPEGEVILVETAEDVARIAPRDPARLAWITQTTLSVDDTAQIVAALQARFPAIVGPAKDDICYATTNRQTSVKAIAPLIDALLVIGAPNSSNSRRLVEVGRSAGCAYAQLIMRAADIDWRALDGIRSVGVTAGASAPEVLVDEVIAAFADRFDLTVEIVETARERVEFKVPRILREPAAG; this is encoded by the coding sequence ATGGATGCAAAGCCCCCCCTGATGCTGTATCTGGCCGCGCCGCGCGGCTTTTGCGCGGGCGTGGACCGCGCGGTGCAGATCGTCGAACTGGCCCTGCAGAAATGGGGGCAGCCGGTCTATGTCCGGCACGAGATCGTCCACAACCGCTTTGTCGTGGACGGGCTGCGCGCCAAGGGCGCGGTGTTCGTCGAGGAACTGGACGAGGTTCCCGCCGACCGCCCGGTGATCTTTTCGGCGCATGGCGTGCCCAAATCCGTTCCCGCCGAAGCGCAGCGGCGCAACATGATCTATGTGGACGCAACCTGCCCGCTGGTCAGCAAGGTCCATGTCGAGGCCGAGCGCCACCACGAGGCGGGATTGCAGATGGTGATGATCGGCCATGCGGGCCATCCTGAGGTGCTGGGCACCATGGGCCAGCTGCCCGAGGGCGAGGTGATCCTGGTCGAGACGGCCGAGGATGTCGCCCGCATCGCCCCGCGCGATCCGGCCCGCCTTGCCTGGATCACCCAGACGACCCTGTCCGTGGACGACACGGCCCAGATCGTCGCGGCGTTGCAGGCGCGCTTTCCCGCCATTGTGGGGCCGGCCAAGGACGATATCTGCTATGCCACCACGAACCGGCAGACCTCGGTCAAGGCGATCGCGCCGCTGATCGACGCGCTGCTGGTGATCGGGGCGCCCAACAGCTCGAACTCGCGCCGGCTGGTCGAGGTGGGGCGGTCCGCCGGCTGCGCCTATGCACAGTTGATCATGCGCGCCGCCGACATCGACTGGCGGGCGCTGGACGGCATCCGTTCCGTCGGGGTGACGGCCGGGGCCAGCGCCCCCGAAGTGCTGGTGGACGAGGTCATCGCCGCCTTCGCCGACCGCTTTGACCTGACTGTCGAGATCGTCGAGACGGCGCGCGAGCGGGTCGAGTTCAAGGTGCCGCGCATCTTGCGCGAGCCGGCCGCAGGTTGA